From Ignatzschineria sp. RMDPL8A, a single genomic window includes:
- the mmgD gene encoding citrate synthase, with product MTNQFTPGLEGIIAVQTSISNLDVVESRILIKGFDLIELAGKKKYLDVAHLLIEGRLPTEAERNAVEARLKEHYELPESVYEIFKLLPKTTHPMDLLRTGISILAGYDTDLDDRSPEKNREQAYELLGKIPTIVANGYHILHDEPIVPPDPSMGYSENFLYMITGKKPTQFEIDTFDKSLLLYSEHELPNSTFTARSIASTNSDLYGALVGAVASLKGNLHGGANEAVMEMLLEAETVEGMETMIRNRLANKDKIMGFGHRVYMKKVDPRALVMREALRELCRIKEDDTYLEMCEKGAEIMAAEKGLYPNLDYPAAPVYWELGIPVELYTPIFFCARTVGLCSHVLEQHSNNRIFRPRADYIGPAYGENGAL from the coding sequence ATGACAAATCAGTTCACGCCCGGTTTAGAAGGGATCATTGCAGTACAAACCTCTATCTCCAACTTAGATGTGGTGGAGAGTCGTATTTTGATCAAAGGATTTGATCTGATTGAGCTCGCAGGGAAGAAGAAATATCTCGATGTCGCCCATCTTTTAATTGAAGGAAGACTCCCAACGGAGGCCGAGAGAAATGCGGTCGAGGCACGTTTGAAAGAGCATTATGAGCTCCCCGAAAGCGTCTATGAGATCTTTAAACTCTTACCGAAAACAACTCACCCGATGGACCTTTTGCGGACGGGCATCTCAATTTTAGCGGGGTACGATACCGATTTAGACGATCGCTCGCCGGAGAAAAATCGTGAACAAGCCTATGAGCTTTTAGGCAAAATTCCGACAATCGTCGCCAATGGCTATCATATTCTGCACGATGAACCGATCGTTCCGCCGGATCCATCGATGGGTTATAGCGAAAACTTTCTCTATATGATTACCGGTAAAAAACCGACGCAATTTGAGATCGATACCTTCGATAAATCGCTCCTTTTATACAGTGAGCATGAACTGCCAAACTCCACCTTTACCGCGCGATCGATTGCATCAACAAACTCCGATCTATACGGCGCACTAGTTGGGGCGGTGGCCTCGTTAAAAGGTAACCTTCATGGCGGCGCGAATGAGGCGGTGATGGAGATGCTCCTTGAGGCTGAAACGGTAGAAGGGATGGAAACCATGATTCGTAACCGACTCGCGAATAAAGACAAAATTATGGGCTTTGGGCATCGGGTCTATATGAAAAAAGTGGATCCCCGCGCGCTAGTAATGCGTGAGGCGCTTCGCGAATTATGCCGCATTAAAGAGGATGATACCTACCTTGAGATGTGTGAAAAAGGCGCTGAGATTATGGCGGCGGAAAAGGGACTCTACCCCAATCTTGATTATCCCGCGGCGCCGGTTTATTGGGAGCTTGGGATTCCCGTTGAGCTCTATACTCCGATCTTTTTCTGCGCACGAACCGTCGGGCTCTGTTCACACGTTTTAGAGCAACATTCCAATAACCGTATTTTTAGACCGAGAGCGGATTATATTGGGCCTGCCTATGGGGAAAATGGCGCGCTGTAG
- a CDS encoding bifunctional 2-methylcitrate dehydratase/aconitate hydratase, translated as MVVKVKTNENREVDALLRTIAEYVVDHEITSDEAYETASSVLLDTIGCGILALNFPDCTKMLGPIVPDTVVLNGARVPGTNYVLDPVRAAFNIGCIIRWLDYNDTWLAAEWGHPSDNLGGILAVADYLSRQNIAKGKPPLTVKDVLTAMIKAHEIQGVIALDNSFNRVGLDHVLLVKVATTAVVTHMLGGDKETVINALSNAWIDNSSLRTYRHAPNTGSRKSWAAGDATSRGVYLAMVAMKGEMGYPTALSAPTWGFQDVLFEGKEITLARKLDSYVMEHVLFKVPYPAEFHAQTAAECGITLHNEVKDRLDEIDKIVLHTHESAIRIIDKTGPLLNAADRDHCLQYIAAIALYKGAVRSEDYEDEAAADPVIDKLRDTMEVVEDLRYSKEYLDPDKRSIANAMQVFFKDGTSTEKIEVEYPLGHRFRRKEAIPVVLEKFSNNLLTHYTPFKKDQIEALCFDYDRLAKTDVTEFVELFVTP; from the coding sequence ATGGTGGTTAAAGTTAAAACCAATGAAAATCGTGAAGTGGATGCACTTTTAAGAACGATCGCGGAGTATGTTGTCGATCACGAGATTACCAGCGACGAAGCTTATGAAACTGCGAGCAGCGTGCTTCTCGATACGATTGGATGCGGGATTTTAGCGCTCAACTTCCCTGACTGTACCAAAATGCTCGGGCCGATTGTCCCCGATACGGTGGTATTAAATGGCGCGCGCGTTCCGGGCACGAATTATGTGCTCGATCCGGTGCGGGCGGCCTTTAATATTGGTTGCATTATTCGTTGGCTCGATTATAACGATACCTGGCTTGCAGCCGAATGGGGCCATCCATCGGATAACTTAGGCGGTATTTTAGCGGTGGCGGATTATCTCAGTCGGCAAAATATCGCAAAAGGCAAACCGCCCTTAACGGTGAAAGATGTGCTCACCGCGATGATTAAAGCCCATGAAATTCAGGGCGTGATTGCGCTGGATAATTCCTTTAATCGCGTCGGGCTTGATCATGTGCTTTTGGTGAAAGTCGCGACGACTGCGGTGGTAACGCATATGTTGGGCGGCGATAAAGAGACGGTGATCAATGCGCTTTCCAATGCGTGGATCGATAATTCGAGCCTGCGTACTTATCGTCATGCACCGAATACCGGGTCGCGTAAATCATGGGCGGCAGGCGATGCCACAAGTCGCGGGGTTTATCTTGCGATGGTGGCGATGAAAGGGGAGATGGGCTATCCCACTGCGCTTTCGGCGCCGACTTGGGGATTTCAGGATGTTTTATTTGAAGGGAAAGAGATTACGCTCGCGCGAAAACTCGATTCCTATGTGATGGAACATGTGCTATTTAAAGTCCCCTATCCGGCAGAATTCCATGCGCAGACGGCGGCAGAATGTGGCATTACCCTCCATAATGAGGTGAAAGATCGTCTCGATGAGATCGATAAAATTGTGCTGCATACGCATGAATCCGCCATTCGCATTATTGATAAAACCGGCCCGCTTTTAAATGCAGCAGACCGCGATCACTGTTTGCAATATATTGCAGCGATTGCGCTCTATAAAGGGGCGGTGCGCTCGGAAGATTATGAGGATGAGGCAGCGGCTGATCCCGTGATTGATAAGCTCCGCGACACGATGGAAGTGGTGGAAGATTTACGTTATTCCAAAGAGTATCTCGATCCAGATAAACGCTCGATCGCCAATGCCATGCAGGTCTTTTTCAAAGACGGGACTTCAACTGAGAAAATCGAAGTGGAGTATCCGCTTGGGCATCGTTTCCGCCGTAAAGAGGCAATTCCGGTGGTGCTTGAGAAGTTCAGCAATAATCTTCTCACACATTACACGCCATTTAAAAAGGATCAAATTGAGGCGCTTTGTTTTGATTATGATCGCTTAGCTAAGACCGATGTAACCGAGTTTGTTGAGCTGTTTGTGACCCCTTAA
- the prpB gene encoding methylisocitrate lyase has product MGWIISKPSTQEALSETFMRLVKEGAILKIPGAHDAMAGIVAKQVGFKALYLSGGAYTASLGLPDLGIITSTEVAERAREIVRATDLPILVDIDTGYGGVLNAARTAREMVEAGVAAVQIEDQKLPKKCGHLNGKQLVSVEEMCQKIAVLKEVAPSLVVVARTDARTVEGMPEAIARAKAYVEAGADIIFPEAILKADEFSEICTALGDTPVLANMTEFGRTPYYTADEYEAMGCRIVIYPVTSLRVAAKAYERIFTEIFTTGTQKEKLDDMQTREELYQAIKLAEFEALDESIAKTIVPKIGDED; this is encoded by the coding sequence ATGGGGTGGATTATTTCAAAACCCTCAACTCAAGAAGCGCTCAGCGAAACCTTTATGCGTCTAGTTAAAGAGGGTGCGATTCTTAAAATTCCGGGCGCTCACGATGCGATGGCCGGCATTGTCGCAAAACAAGTGGGATTTAAGGCGCTCTATCTTTCAGGGGGCGCGTATACCGCAAGTTTGGGGCTGCCTGATTTGGGCATCATTACCTCAACGGAGGTGGCGGAGCGAGCGCGAGAGATTGTCCGTGCGACTGATCTGCCGATTTTGGTGGACATTGATACCGGTTATGGCGGTGTTTTAAATGCCGCGCGTACCGCTCGTGAAATGGTGGAGGCGGGCGTTGCTGCGGTGCAGATTGAGGATCAAAAACTGCCGAAGAAATGCGGTCATCTAAATGGAAAGCAGCTCGTATCGGTTGAAGAGATGTGCCAAAAGATTGCGGTATTAAAAGAGGTTGCGCCGAGTTTAGTTGTGGTGGCACGTACCGATGCTCGCACCGTTGAAGGCATGCCGGAAGCGATTGCGCGAGCAAAAGCGTATGTAGAGGCGGGAGCAGATATTATTTTCCCCGAAGCGATTTTAAAAGCAGATGAATTTAGTGAAATCTGCACTGCGTTAGGAGATACGCCGGTTTTAGCGAATATGACGGAATTTGGCCGAACGCCGTACTATACGGCAGATGAATATGAGGCGATGGGATGTCGCATTGTGATCTATCCTGTTACCTCGCTCCGCGTTGCCGCTAAGGCTTATGAACGTATTTTTACCGAAATTTTTACGACAGGAACGCAAAAGGAGAAACTTGACGATATGCAAACCCGCGAGGAACTCTATCAAGCGATTAAACTGGCTGAATTTGAGGCGCTTGATGAGTCGATCGCAAAAACCATTGTCCCAAAAATTGGTGATGAAGATTAA
- the recQ gene encoding DNA helicase RecQ, translating to MTKYEALQTYFGYSSFREGQEVLVDAILSGQDALGIMPTGGGKSLCYQLPATLLPGITIVVSPLISLMKDQVDALNEQGIPATFINSSLTEEALSIRKQAIFNQEYKLIYVAPERLNTYLVRTIVSRMHLSLIAIDEAHCISKWGHDFRPSYGEIIDFIYSLPVRPVVAAFTATATPEVTEEIRSLLGLQTPVESNIGFDRPNLTYEVLKVGNKIGYIRDFIKNNYPDDAGIIYCSTRKNVEQLTAQLIKEGFKAAHYHGGMDSAARDKSQSAFLLDQIQIIVATNAFGMGIDKPNVRFVIHYNMPQNMEAYYQEAGRAGRDGEPAHCLLMYNTRDIGLQKYLIENQENLEPDRRSLLYKNLKYLEDYCHTDKCLRSVILRYFGETEIPDHCSNCGNCLDSSPNIDITVEAQKILSCIYRVQQHAGNSYGVRMIIAVLRGSKSQKVMDARLDRVSTYGIMSEYKETSLREMVMTLVARGYIAQTVEEYPTLYLTEKARPLLRGEEKIYHKQNRIERPAPKKRHAKEDTFDYDKTLFNELKALRLEIAQEKSLPAFVIFNDATLKEMAARAPTTPTLLLTIKGVGSKKAEQYGEQFIRAIQAYRERTL from the coding sequence TTGACAAAATATGAAGCACTGCAAACCTACTTTGGCTACTCAAGTTTCCGTGAGGGTCAAGAGGTGCTCGTAGATGCGATTTTAAGCGGTCAAGATGCCCTCGGAATTATGCCAACAGGGGGTGGAAAATCGCTCTGCTATCAGCTTCCCGCAACGCTTCTGCCCGGCATTACCATTGTGGTCTCGCCGCTTATTTCGCTGATGAAAGATCAGGTCGATGCGCTCAATGAGCAAGGCATTCCGGCGACTTTTATCAATAGCTCGCTCACCGAAGAGGCGCTTTCGATTCGAAAACAGGCGATTTTCAATCAAGAATATAAGCTCATTTATGTGGCGCCCGAGCGGCTCAATACCTATCTCGTTCGCACCATTGTGAGCCGTATGCATCTTTCATTAATTGCCATTGATGAGGCGCACTGTATCTCAAAGTGGGGCCATGATTTTCGCCCCTCCTATGGGGAGATTATCGATTTTATCTATTCGCTCCCCGTTCGCCCTGTGGTCGCCGCTTTTACCGCAACGGCAACGCCCGAGGTAACCGAAGAGATCCGCTCACTCTTAGGCTTACAGACACCTGTGGAATCCAATATTGGGTTTGATCGCCCGAATCTCACCTATGAGGTGCTCAAAGTAGGCAATAAAATTGGCTATATTCGCGATTTTATTAAAAATAATTACCCCGATGATGCCGGCATTATCTACTGTTCGACGCGCAAAAATGTGGAACAGCTCACCGCGCAACTGATTAAAGAGGGATTTAAAGCGGCTCATTATCACGGCGGGATGGATAGTGCTGCTCGCGATAAGAGTCAATCGGCCTTTTTGCTCGATCAAATTCAGATTATTGTAGCCACCAACGCCTTTGGAATGGGGATTGATAAACCCAATGTCCGCTTTGTGATTCACTATAATATGCCGCAAAATATGGAAGCCTATTATCAAGAAGCGGGCCGTGCGGGACGGGATGGCGAGCCTGCGCATTGTCTTTTAATGTACAACACCCGTGATATTGGCCTGCAAAAATATCTGATCGAAAACCAAGAGAATCTCGAGCCGGATCGTCGCTCCCTTCTCTATAAAAATTTAAAATATCTTGAAGATTATTGCCATACCGACAAATGTTTACGCTCGGTGATTTTGCGCTATTTTGGTGAAACGGAGATCCCGGATCATTGCAGTAATTGTGGCAATTGCCTCGACTCATCGCCGAATATCGATATCACGGTTGAGGCGCAGAAAATTCTTTCGTGCATTTATCGCGTGCAACAACATGCGGGAAATTCCTATGGCGTTCGCATGATTATCGCAGTTCTGCGGGGCTCAAAAAGCCAAAAAGTGATGGATGCGCGCCTAGATCGCGTATCGACTTACGGCATTATGTCGGAATATAAAGAGACAAGCCTGCGTGAAATGGTGATGACCCTTGTTGCGCGAGGCTATATCGCCCAAACGGTCGAAGAGTATCCAACCCTCTACCTTACTGAAAAAGCGCGCCCATTACTTCGCGGTGAGGAGAAAATTTATCATAAACAGAATCGCATCGAGCGCCCGGCACCGAAAAAACGTCACGCCAAAGAAGATACCTTCGATTATGATAAAACCCTCTTTAACGAGCTTAAAGCACTCCGCCTTGAGATTGCCCAAGAGAAATCACTGCCGGCCTTTGTGATCTTTAACGATGCAACCCTCAAAGAGATGGCTGCCCGCGCCCCAACGACACCAACACTGCTCCTCACCATCAAAGGCGTTGGTTCAAAAAAAGCCGAGCAATATGGAGAGCAATTTATCCGCGCCATTCAAGCCTATCGTGAACGTACGCTTTAA
- a CDS encoding DMT family transporter, producing the protein MTETQKAYIAVLVQMVIIGLSFMFVKIALMDGDTLNMLAHRFTFAFSAASIPVLFGLVKLSMTKKGARVLIPLSLLYPLLFFTFQTLGLANTSSSEAGIVFATTPVLVAIFAGVLLKEKVTFWQAFFIGLSVSGVIYIIIMKGNGGFTFNIKGIIYTLLSAFSTAIYTVLVRRYRYEFSNFTLMYFMMMIGAIVFNLLAFGTHALNGSWHLYFGPLFEMRYLLSVLYLGVLSTFITQFLSIYAVARVEAARIGVFNNLSSVVTVLAGVIFLKETLYSYHLIGALIIVIGIVGSNYFAKK; encoded by the coding sequence ATGACGGAGACACAAAAAGCGTACATTGCCGTATTGGTTCAGATGGTGATTATTGGATTATCATTTATGTTTGTAAAAATTGCACTGATGGATGGGGATACGCTCAATATGCTCGCGCACCGTTTTACCTTTGCCTTTAGCGCCGCCTCGATTCCGGTTTTATTCGGGCTTGTGAAGTTGTCGATGACGAAAAAGGGCGCTCGGGTACTGATTCCATTATCGCTTTTATATCCGCTACTCTTTTTCACCTTTCAAACGCTCGGGCTCGCCAATACCTCCTCATCAGAGGCGGGAATTGTCTTTGCTACAACGCCAGTATTGGTGGCGATTTTTGCCGGGGTGTTACTTAAAGAAAAGGTCACGTTTTGGCAGGCCTTTTTTATCGGGCTCTCAGTGAGCGGGGTGATATATATCATTATTATGAAGGGCAATGGCGGATTTACCTTTAATATTAAGGGGATTATCTATACGCTACTTTCCGCCTTTTCAACGGCGATCTATACCGTGTTGGTGCGCCGATATCGTTATGAGTTTTCCAATTTTACTTTGATGTATTTTATGATGATGATCGGGGCGATCGTTTTTAATCTTCTCGCTTTTGGAACGCATGCGCTTAACGGCTCATGGCATCTCTATTTTGGACCGCTTTTTGAGATGCGCTATCTCTTATCGGTGCTCTATCTCGGCGTGCTTTCAACCTTTATTACCCAGTTTTTATCGATCTACGCGGTCGCGCGGGTGGAAGCGGCGCGAATTGGCGTCTTTAATAATTTAAGCTCGGTGGTGACGGTGTTGGCTGGGGTGATTTTCCTCAAAGAGACGCTCTATAGCTACCATTTAATCGGTGCGCTGATTATCGTGATCGGCATTGTGGGCAGTAATTATTTCGCGAAAAAATAG
- the hemW gene encoding radical SAM family heme chaperone HemW: protein MIPLSLYLHFPWCIQKCPYCDFNSHKNNEALYKPYIEGLVNDVVTILPYIWGRNIHSIFIGGGTPSLMPPELLERLFSDLRTYLNFDPNIEITMEANPGTVDRSYFKAYREIGVNRLSIGVQSLNNEQLTKIGRIHDRDEAIRAIETAHEAGFDEINCDLMFGLPGQSLAGAMGDLNGVIAMNPTHISHYQLTLEPNTYFYRYEPELPRDETIEAMQLEGYETLAKAGFEHYEVSAFAKKGSQCAHNTNYWEFGDYLGIGAGAHGKITMMGERHVLRTQMEKHPRTFVEASSAERLTINKVEKEDLLFEFFLNVLRLKRGVPVEYWEERTFLPFSLIEARVADLKERGLLVDRTDRLQASERGFLFANQILTEFLEE from the coding sequence ATGATTCCATTAAGTTTATATCTTCATTTTCCGTGGTGCATTCAAAAATGCCCCTATTGTGATTTCAATTCACATAAGAATAATGAAGCGCTCTACAAGCCCTATATTGAGGGATTGGTGAACGATGTGGTCACGATTTTGCCCTATATTTGGGGGCGGAATATTCACTCGATTTTTATCGGGGGCGGTACGCCAAGCTTGATGCCACCTGAGTTATTGGAGCGGCTCTTTTCTGATCTGCGCACCTATCTTAATTTTGATCCCAATATTGAAATTACCATGGAAGCGAATCCCGGAACGGTCGATCGAAGCTACTTTAAGGCCTATCGCGAGATTGGGGTCAATCGTCTTTCCATTGGTGTTCAGAGTTTAAATAACGAGCAACTCACCAAAATTGGGCGCATTCATGATCGAGATGAGGCAATACGTGCGATTGAAACGGCTCATGAGGCCGGATTTGATGAAATTAATTGTGATCTGATGTTTGGGCTTCCCGGGCAGAGCTTAGCCGGCGCTATGGGGGATCTAAATGGGGTGATTGCGATGAATCCGACGCATATTTCTCACTATCAATTAACCCTTGAGCCGAACACCTACTTTTACCGTTATGAGCCTGAACTACCGCGAGATGAAACCATTGAAGCGATGCAACTAGAAGGTTATGAGACCCTGGCAAAGGCGGGATTTGAGCATTATGAGGTGTCGGCCTTTGCGAAAAAGGGCTCGCAATGTGCGCACAATACAAATTATTGGGAGTTTGGGGATTATCTTGGCATTGGTGCCGGTGCGCACGGGAAGATCACCATGATGGGCGAGCGTCACGTATTGCGCACCCAGATGGAAAAGCACCCCCGCACCTTTGTTGAAGCGAGCTCAGCTGAACGGTTAACCATTAATAAAGTGGAAAAAGAGGATCTGTTATTTGAATTTTTCCTCAATGTCCTTCGCCTAAAACGGGGCGTACCGGTGGAGTATTGGGAAGAGCGCACCTTTTTACCCTTTAGCCTGATTGAAGCGCGGGTAGCGGACTTAAAAGAGCGGGGATTGTTGGTGGATCGCACTGATCGATTGCAGGCAAGTGAACGTGGATTTTTGTTTGCTAACCAAATTTTAACCGAATTTTTAGAGGAATAA
- a CDS encoding Do family serine endopeptidase, with product MRKLKQAWLPFAWVIMTFLTFTAVANADNRPPDWSLLFEENKAAIVSITTEGTEKVQIRSPFDGFPFGPSPFGSPFGEDDPFSFFFGTPNNTPKEQERIVRGAGSGFIIDSEAGIIVTNAHVVEKADDITVHFFDRREAKAELIGQDERSDVAVLKVALDQNSPLQEVTIGDVETLKVGQWVMAVGSPFGLDYTATQGIISSLGRNLPNDHYTPFIQTDAAINPGNSGGPLFNTKGEVIGINSQIYTSTGSYAGVSFAIPIDLVMDVVAQIQTHGKVTHGWLGVQVQEVTPALAKTFGMEKPEGALVADVVKGGPADKAKLKSGDIILAFNGKKVRSSSNLPMQVARANVGDKAELLILRKGKEKTLTVTIEASDSDKTETVTGSNAKNSLNVVVENHPNYPKEKGVLVKNVGKGIAMTAGIRAGDIIVQINNDDTDDVESFKKALEKTSDDAVIRLLVKRNGNPFFIAITKPVDAPKDRPKAKGKK from the coding sequence ATGCGAAAATTAAAGCAAGCATGGTTACCTTTTGCATGGGTAATCATGACATTTTTAACGTTCACAGCGGTTGCGAATGCGGATAACAGGCCGCCCGATTGGAGCCTCTTATTTGAAGAGAATAAGGCGGCCATTGTGAGCATTACCACCGAAGGGACAGAAAAAGTCCAAATTCGCTCCCCCTTTGATGGTTTTCCATTTGGCCCCTCGCCCTTTGGTTCTCCCTTTGGAGAGGATGATCCCTTTAGCTTTTTCTTTGGAACGCCAAATAATACGCCTAAAGAGCAAGAGCGCATTGTACGCGGTGCGGGATCGGGCTTTATTATCGACAGTGAGGCCGGAATTATTGTGACCAATGCTCACGTTGTGGAAAAGGCCGACGATATTACCGTTCATTTCTTTGATCGCCGTGAAGCGAAAGCGGAGTTGATTGGGCAAGATGAGCGCTCGGATGTTGCGGTGCTTAAAGTCGCGCTTGATCAAAACTCACCGCTCCAAGAGGTGACAATTGGCGATGTTGAAACGCTTAAAGTGGGGCAATGGGTAATGGCGGTCGGTTCACCATTTGGGCTTGATTATACGGCGACGCAAGGGATTATTAGCTCACTTGGCCGCAATCTTCCCAATGACCATTACACCCCCTTTATTCAAACCGATGCGGCGATCAATCCCGGTAACTCAGGCGGACCACTCTTTAATACTAAGGGTGAGGTGATTGGTATTAACTCACAAATTTATACCAGTACCGGCAGCTACGCGGGGGTCAGCTTTGCCATTCCGATCGATCTTGTGATGGATGTGGTGGCGCAAATTCAGACCCACGGGAAAGTGACGCACGGCTGGCTGGGCGTTCAAGTCCAAGAGGTGACGCCGGCACTTGCCAAAACCTTTGGGATGGAAAAGCCTGAAGGGGCGCTTGTGGCCGATGTGGTTAAAGGCGGACCTGCTGATAAAGCAAAACTTAAATCAGGAGATATTATCCTAGCGTTTAATGGTAAAAAGGTGCGCAGTTCAAGCAATTTACCGATGCAGGTGGCGCGCGCTAATGTCGGTGATAAAGCGGAGCTTCTCATTCTTCGAAAAGGAAAAGAGAAAACCCTCACCGTCACCATTGAAGCAAGTGACTCAGATAAAACCGAAACCGTGACCGGCAGTAACGCGAAAAATAGCCTCAACGTCGTTGTTGAAAATCACCCAAATTACCCGAAAGAGAAGGGCGTTTTAGTGAAAAACGTTGGGAAAGGCATTGCGATGACAGCGGGCATTCGCGCAGGAGACATTATCGTGCAGATCAATAATGATGATACCGATGATGTGGAGAGCTTTAAAAAAGCCCTTGAGAAAACCTCTGATGATGCAGTGATTCGTCTGCTCGTTAAACGAAATGGCAATCCCTTCTTTATTGCGATTACCAAGCCCGTAGATGCGCCGAAAGATAGACCAAAGGCGAAGGGTAAAAAGTAA
- the rplI gene encoding 50S ribosomal protein L9, translated as MQVILLEKIHNLGSLGDTVDVKPGYARNYLLPQGKAAEATETNVALFEERRAELEAQQAEILADAQARGEKLEGLVITMAVKAGSEGRLFGSVTAHDIADAITNAGVKLERKEVRIPQGSIRAIGEHTVALHLHADVQVNITVNVTPEQ; from the coding sequence ATGCAAGTTATTCTTTTAGAAAAAATTCATAATTTAGGTTCTCTTGGTGATACGGTTGATGTGAAACCAGGATATGCTCGTAACTATCTTTTACCACAAGGTAAAGCTGCTGAAGCAACTGAAACCAACGTAGCGCTTTTCGAAGAGCGTCGCGCTGAGTTAGAAGCACAGCAAGCTGAAATCTTAGCTGATGCACAAGCACGTGGTGAAAAACTTGAAGGTTTAGTCATCACAATGGCTGTTAAAGCAGGATCTGAAGGCCGTCTATTCGGTTCAGTCACTGCACACGACATTGCTGATGCAATTACCAACGCAGGTGTTAAACTTGAGCGTAAAGAAGTCCGTATTCCACAAGGCTCAATCCGTGCAATCGGTGAACACACTGTAGCACTTCATTTACACGCTGATGTTCAAGTAAACATCACTGTAAATGTAACACCCGAGCAATAA
- the rpsR gene encoding 30S ribosomal protein S18 — protein MSRFIRRRKYCRFTAEGVKEIDYKDVNTLKNYITETGKIVPSRVTGTSARYQRQLSTAIKRARYIALIPYTHQH, from the coding sequence ATGTCACGTTTTATTCGTCGTAGAAAATATTGTCGCTTCACCGCAGAAGGTGTTAAAGAGATTGACTATAAAGATGTCAACACTTTAAAAAACTACATCACAGAAACTGGAAAAATCGTTCCTAGCCGTGTTACTGGTACTAGCGCACGTTATCAGCGCCAGTTATCAACTGCTATCAAACGCGCACGCTACATCGCATTGATCCCATACACGCATCAACACTAA
- the rpsF gene encoding 30S ribosomal protein S6, whose translation MRHYEVVFLVHPDQSEQVPAMIERYREIVTTEGGQIHRLEDWGRRQLAYPIQKIHKAHYVLMNIECNQVALEELQSAFRFNDAVIRDLIIARDEAITEPSVVAKPQRDAREENNENEAEEA comes from the coding sequence ATGCGTCATTATGAAGTAGTATTTCTGGTTCACCCAGATCAAAGCGAACAAGTTCCTGCGATGATCGAGCGTTATCGTGAAATCGTAACTACCGAAGGTGGACAAATCCATCGTTTAGAAGATTGGGGTCGTCGTCAATTAGCCTATCCAATCCAAAAAATCCACAAAGCACACTACGTGTTAATGAACATCGAATGTAACCAAGTTGCATTAGAAGAATTACAAAGTGCTTTCCGTTTTAACGATGCGGTTATCCGTGACTTAATCATCGCCCGTGACGAAGCAATCACTGAACCTTCAGTTGTTGCAAAACCACAACGCGACGCTCGTGAAGAAAATAACGAGAACGAAGCTGAAGAAGCTTAA